A single region of the Acidobacteriota bacterium genome encodes:
- the scpB gene encoding SMC-Scp complex subunit ScpB gives MTDTAEMEAVFEALLFASPDPQPEAKLLEVFPEDDPERAAEALQAVLDRYRVDGTGGPPNRGVVLDRAGGGYRLVTRSDLHPYLRRFFEVAGRSRLSMAAVETLAIVAYRQPVTSPEIQELRGRNSAGVLKTLLERRLIRISGRKEVVGSPFLYTTTREFLLHFGLRALSELPPLEEFEETFLSGAEEEPMQTPIALAPADPIDG, from the coding sequence ATGACGGACACGGCCGAGATGGAGGCGGTGTTCGAGGCTCTGCTCTTCGCCAGCCCCGATCCTCAACCCGAGGCGAAGCTCCTCGAGGTGTTTCCCGAAGATGACCCAGAACGCGCGGCCGAGGCTCTCCAGGCGGTTCTCGACCGTTACCGGGTTGACGGAACCGGCGGCCCGCCGAACCGCGGCGTCGTCCTGGACCGGGCCGGCGGTGGATACCGACTCGTCACGCGTTCCGACCTGCATCCCTACCTGCGCAGGTTCTTCGAGGTGGCCGGTCGCAGCAGGTTGTCCATGGCCGCGGTGGAGACGCTGGCGATCGTGGCCTACCGCCAGCCGGTGACGAGTCCGGAGATCCAGGAGCTGAGGGGCAGGAACTCCGCCGGTGTGTTGAAAACGCTTCTTGAGCGCCGGCTCATCCGGATTTCCGGGCGCAAGGAAGTCGTCGGCAGTCCCTTCCTCTATACGACGACGCGCGAGTTTCTGCTTCACTTCGGCCTGCGCGCTCTCTCCGAGCTGCCGCCGCTGGAAGAATTCGAAGAGACCTTCCTCAGTGGGGCCGAGGAGGAGCCCATGCAGACACCGATCGCCCTCGCGCCGGCGGACCCGATCGATGGCTGA
- a CDS encoding segregation/condensation protein A, with product MNSTVNVGRASAQASSSLLPASWRVELPEFEGPLDLLLHLVRINEIEITDIPVALICDQFHAYLDLMDELDLDIAADYIYEAALLIQLKARVLLPQPEPAPGEEPEDPRRELIERLLEYQRLKEAAQTLAEVDSLRHGLWTRGRTETVAAADEEEFDLGDLSLFDLLQVLRGVLKRYDEEHPSPLVYSGETFSVRGQIERLLSRFEGGRSLDLKDDLFALSSRAEAIACFLAVLEMARLNLVRLHPSDAGSVFLFRTTRALDPVLLEDLTG from the coding sequence ATGAACTCGACCGTCAACGTAGGACGCGCCAGCGCCCAGGCTTCAAGCAGCCTGCTGCCGGCCTCCTGGCGGGTCGAGTTGCCGGAGTTCGAGGGCCCCCTCGATCTGTTGCTTCACCTCGTGAGAATCAACGAGATCGAGATCACGGACATCCCGGTCGCCCTGATCTGTGATCAGTTTCACGCGTACCTGGACCTGATGGACGAGCTGGATCTCGATATCGCCGCCGACTACATCTACGAGGCGGCCCTGCTGATTCAGCTGAAAGCCAGGGTACTGCTGCCACAACCCGAGCCGGCGCCCGGCGAGGAACCGGAAGATCCGCGCCGGGAGTTGATCGAACGGTTGCTCGAGTACCAGCGGCTCAAGGAGGCTGCGCAGACCCTGGCCGAGGTCGACAGCCTCCGCCACGGGCTGTGGACGCGCGGCCGGACGGAGACTGTCGCAGCCGCCGACGAGGAGGAGTTCGACCTGGGCGACCTGTCGCTCTTCGACCTGCTTCAGGTGTTGCGAGGCGTGCTGAAGCGCTACGACGAGGAGCATCCCAGTCCCCTCGTTTACTCGGGAGAGACCTTCAGTGTGCGGGGCCAGATCGAGCGGTTGCTGAGCCGCTTCGAGGGCGGCCGCTCACTCGATCTGAAGGACGACCTGTTCGCGCTGTCGAGTCGTGCGGAAGCGATCGCGTGCTTCCTCGCCGTGCTGGAGATGGCTCGCCTCAATCTGGTGCGGCTCCACCCCTCTGACGCCGGCTCCGTCTTTCTGTTCCGCACCACGCGCGCGCTCGATCCGGTTCTGCTGGAGGACCTGACCGGATGA
- a CDS encoding LD-carboxypeptidase, giving the protein MTFFDRPFGWPPSVAPGDRIGIGALSGPIDDERLQAGAAALEELGFEVVLASNLRPGAKREGRDLFVGSDRQRLQAFHDLAADEEIAAIVFARGGYGVTRLLEHIDWRLLAGRPRPYIGYSDLTPFLLGLVARTRTVAFHGPMLVDFARGLLAEERRSLLAALDGRRGEGWQLEPVGRPRSAGRPEAIEGRLLGGCLTMLAATIGTGFLPDFRESILFLEDIDEPEYRIDRLLTQLRSARRVGGVRAVVAGHFTNCDARDGLIDFAEALGVPLLVGLPAGHQAPNHTLPLGASVRLDPNAGTLEVTD; this is encoded by the coding sequence TTGACCTTCTTCGACAGGCCCTTCGGATGGCCGCCGTCCGTCGCGCCGGGTGACCGGATCGGCATCGGGGCACTGTCCGGACCGATCGACGACGAACGTCTCCAGGCTGGCGCGGCCGCGCTTGAAGAGCTCGGGTTCGAGGTCGTGCTCGCCTCCAACCTGCGTCCCGGGGCGAAACGGGAAGGGCGCGATCTGTTCGTGGGATCGGACCGCCAGCGGCTGCAGGCGTTCCACGATCTGGCGGCGGACGAGGAGATCGCCGCGATCGTCTTCGCCCGTGGCGGCTATGGCGTGACGCGGCTCCTGGAGCACATCGACTGGCGGCTGCTCGCCGGAAGACCGCGGCCCTACATCGGCTACTCGGACCTGACGCCGTTCCTGCTCGGCCTGGTCGCCAGAACCCGGACGGTGGCTTTCCATGGCCCGATGCTGGTCGACTTCGCCCGCGGGCTGCTGGCGGAGGAGCGACGCTCCCTGCTCGCCGCACTGGATGGCAGGCGAGGGGAGGGCTGGCAGCTCGAGCCGGTCGGCAGGCCAAGGTCGGCCGGCCGACCGGAAGCCATCGAAGGCCGTCTTCTCGGCGGTTGCCTGACGATGCTGGCGGCGACGATCGGGACCGGTTTCCTGCCGGACTTCCGCGAGTCCATCCTGTTTCTCGAGGACATCGATGAGCCCGAGTACCGGATCGACCGGCTGCTGACGCAGCTTCGGTCCGCCCGACGCGTCGGTGGTGTGCGCGCGGTGGTCGCCGGCCATTTCACGAACTGCGACGCGCGCGACGGGTTGATCGACTTCGCCGAGGCACTCGGCGTGCCGCTGCTGGTCGGTCTTCCCGCCGGTCACCAGGCGCCCAACCACACGCTGCCGCTGGGGGCGTCGGTCCGGCTCGATCCGAATGCCGGCACGCTGGAAGTCACGGACTGA
- a CDS encoding ATP-dependent DNA helicase RecG: MEPFDPITRARGVGPVLGRKLAEAGCRRIADLLAHLPIRYEDRRALGRLPAPGGDACGDAPGPLTVVVRLQKPRRVFGGRRFSRVEAVAHDGENRIGVVWFNRPYLLNQLDEEASYLLHGVPRRRGGDGHWQLANPTIERVEEEPARGGGLRPVYGRIGDVPPSRVERLVRGAVSRLTETRGSDWIEEWLPGEERARHGLPSLAEALTAVHRPSAEASVEALNERRSRAHARLAYGEFLLQQLQLAAVRRRRSRHGKPHRYETSDAAEAVARELLPFRLTGAQERVLEEIEADLLGRRPMLRLVQGDVGCGKTVLAALACLLATRSGLQSALMAPTELLAEQHFDSLRRLLGPYLDLALVTSSQRVASDGRGAVLERVAAGGIDLTIGTHALIQERTRFARLGLAVVDEQHRFGVVQRQALAQKGQRPDLLVMTATPIPRSLALTVYGDLDVSLVDEMPPGRRPVATRVLTEKHRDEAVALVRQSLRRGGRAFVVFPLIDSGEGSAAGLPSLEESGAWWAEALAAPHGVVHGRLGREERDATMSRFSAGSIRVLLATTVIEVGVDVPEATAMVILGAERFGLAQLHQLRGRIGRGTDQTLGEPICIAISGGSSAEAERRLAVFEASTDGFRIAEEDLRQRGPGEVLGTRQAGLPQFRFGDLARDWKWLVAARADAARLLDRLAEPGNEPLRRQLERRIPALAASVEGDAEP; the protein is encoded by the coding sequence ATGGAGCCGTTCGACCCGATCACCCGTGCGCGCGGTGTGGGCCCCGTGCTGGGACGCAAGCTGGCCGAGGCAGGTTGCCGCCGCATCGCCGACCTGCTCGCGCACCTTCCCATCCGGTACGAGGACCGGCGCGCGCTCGGCCGCCTGCCCGCACCGGGCGGCGATGCGTGCGGAGACGCGCCAGGACCCTTGACCGTGGTCGTGCGCCTCCAGAAGCCGCGCCGGGTGTTCGGCGGCCGCCGCTTCTCGCGTGTGGAGGCGGTCGCGCACGACGGCGAGAACCGGATCGGCGTGGTCTGGTTCAATCGGCCCTACCTGTTGAACCAGCTGGACGAGGAGGCTTCCTACCTCCTCCACGGAGTGCCCAGACGCCGGGGCGGGGACGGGCACTGGCAGCTAGCGAATCCGACGATCGAACGAGTCGAGGAGGAGCCGGCCCGCGGGGGCGGCCTACGGCCGGTGTACGGCCGCATCGGCGACGTTCCGCCGTCGCGGGTGGAGCGCCTGGTCCGCGGCGCCGTGTCCCGCCTGACGGAAACCCGCGGCTCCGACTGGATCGAGGAGTGGCTGCCGGGCGAAGAACGGGCCCGGCACGGCCTGCCAAGTCTGGCCGAGGCACTGACCGCGGTCCATCGCCCCTCCGCCGAGGCCTCGGTCGAAGCACTGAACGAGAGACGAAGTCGCGCCCATGCGCGCCTTGCCTACGGGGAGTTCCTGCTCCAGCAGTTGCAGCTCGCCGCCGTTCGCAGGCGGCGCAGCCGGCACGGGAAGCCTCACCGGTACGAGACCTCCGACGCGGCGGAGGCAGTAGCTCGGGAACTGCTGCCGTTCCGGCTGACCGGTGCCCAGGAACGGGTGCTCGAGGAGATCGAAGCGGACCTCCTCGGGCGGCGGCCCATGCTTCGCCTGGTGCAGGGCGATGTCGGCTGTGGCAAGACGGTCCTTGCCGCCCTGGCCTGCCTGCTCGCGACGAGGAGCGGCCTCCAGTCCGCCCTGATGGCGCCAACGGAGCTGCTCGCCGAACAGCACTTCGACTCCCTGCGGCGGTTGTTGGGGCCGTACCTCGACCTCGCGCTCGTGACCTCCAGCCAGCGCGTCGCCAGCGACGGGCGCGGCGCGGTGCTCGAGCGGGTCGCGGCCGGCGGGATCGACCTCACGATCGGCACCCACGCGTTGATCCAGGAGCGCACGCGGTTCGCCCGCCTTGGACTCGCCGTCGTCGACGAGCAGCACCGGTTCGGTGTCGTCCAGCGCCAGGCCCTGGCGCAGAAAGGGCAGCGCCCGGATCTCCTGGTCATGACCGCAACGCCGATTCCCAGATCCCTGGCGCTGACCGTGTACGGCGACCTGGACGTGTCGCTGGTGGACGAGATGCCGCCGGGTCGCCGCCCGGTCGCGACCCGCGTCCTGACCGAGAAGCACAGGGACGAGGCAGTGGCTCTTGTAAGGCAGAGCCTTCGGCGCGGTGGCAGGGCATTCGTCGTCTTCCCCCTGATCGACTCCGGCGAAGGAAGTGCGGCCGGCCTGCCGTCGCTCGAGGAGTCGGGCGCCTGGTGGGCCGAAGCGCTCGCGGCGCCCCATGGCGTCGTCCACGGTCGTCTGGGCCGCGAGGAGCGCGACGCGACGATGAGCCGCTTTTCGGCCGGCTCGATCCGCGTTCTGCTCGCGACGACCGTGATCGAGGTGGGCGTCGACGTTCCTGAGGCGACCGCGATGGTGATCCTCGGGGCGGAGCGGTTCGGACTGGCCCAGCTGCACCAGCTTCGGGGACGCATCGGACGGGGTACGGATCAAACGCTCGGGGAGCCGATCTGCATCGCCATCTCGGGCGGGTCGTCGGCCGAAGCGGAGCGTCGGCTGGCCGTGTTCGAAGCATCGACCGACGGCTTCCGGATCGCGGAGGAGGATCTGCGGCAGCGCGGACCCGGCGAGGTGCTCGGCACGCGTCAGGCGGGGTTGCCGCAGTTCCGCTTCGGCGACCTGGCCCGTGACTGGAAGTGGCTCGTGGCGGCGCGCGCCGACGCCGCGAGGCTGCTGGACCGGCTGGCGGAGCCTGGCAACGAACCGCTGCGGCGTCAGTTGGAGCGGCGGATTCCGGCGCTTGCCGCTTCGGTGGAAGGGGACGCCGAGCCGTGA
- a CDS encoding pseudouridine synthase yields the protein MAEEPKGERLQKILSRAGVASRRAAEDLIRAGRVTIDDRVAVLGDRARQWGKGRETVRVDGEPIARMDATLYVLLNKPAGHVTTRSDPEGRPTVMDLLPERWRGRLKPVGRLDYRTEGLLLFTDDGDLANRLTHPRFGCTKRYLVKVRGFPGRAAIERLGRGMFIAGRRTAPVTPRLVRTRRGGRTARSSSWWEMELREGRTRQIREMFFRVGHPVQRLRRVAIGRLEDAHLPTGDWRELSVREVASLKAGSGRGSAGRSGGGRKRGRRRR from the coding sequence ATGGCTGAGGAACCGAAGGGCGAGCGGCTGCAGAAGATCCTCTCGCGCGCAGGCGTCGCGTCGCGCCGGGCCGCGGAAGACCTGATTCGGGCCGGCCGGGTCACGATCGACGACCGCGTCGCGGTCCTCGGAGACCGCGCCCGGCAGTGGGGCAAGGGAAGGGAGACGGTCCGGGTCGACGGCGAACCCATCGCGCGGATGGATGCGACGCTCTACGTCCTTCTGAACAAGCCGGCCGGTCACGTAACGACCCGCAGCGACCCCGAAGGCCGCCCTACGGTCATGGACCTGCTCCCGGAGAGATGGCGCGGACGGCTCAAGCCGGTCGGTCGGCTCGACTACCGGACCGAGGGCCTGCTCCTCTTCACGGACGACGGCGATCTCGCCAACCGCCTTACGCATCCGCGCTTCGGCTGCACGAAGCGGTATCTGGTCAAGGTCCGGGGGTTCCCGGGCCGGGCGGCCATCGAGCGGCTCGGCCGGGGGATGTTTATCGCGGGCCGGCGAACGGCACCGGTGACTCCGCGTCTGGTGCGAACGCGCAGGGGAGGCAGGACCGCGCGCTCGTCGAGCTGGTGGGAGATGGAACTGAGGGAAGGCCGGACCCGGCAGATCCGGGAGATGTTCTTCCGCGTCGGACATCCGGTACAACGACTGCGCCGCGTGGCGATCGGCCGTCTCGAGGATGCCCACTTACCGACCGGTGATTGGCGGGAACTCTCGGTGAGGGAAGTAGCGAGCTTGAAGGCCGGTTCCGGCCGAGGTTCAGCAGGGCGCTCCGGCGGCGGACGGAAACGGGGACGCCGACGCCGGTGA
- the cmk gene encoding (d)CMP kinase encodes MTVVAIDGPAGVGKSTVARTVAAELGVPYLDTGAMYRAVAWKALEEGLDPAEESAMEKLIGRIAFELRTRAAEAEVFIDGFAPGPLLRTPRVDTATSRVAVHPRVRAWLVARQRDFAAREGAVVEGRDIGTVVFPQAKHKFFLDAPLEVRAERRLRQPGRGNDGGRKRLMQEMQARDERDRRRRASPLRHDASYETIDTSTGAADQIAARILRSVRAAETATDR; translated from the coding sequence GTGACGGTCGTCGCCATCGACGGGCCGGCCGGTGTCGGCAAGAGCACCGTGGCCCGGACGGTCGCGGCAGAACTCGGTGTTCCCTATCTCGACACGGGCGCCATGTACCGTGCGGTCGCCTGGAAGGCGCTGGAGGAGGGGCTGGACCCGGCCGAAGAGTCGGCGATGGAGAAACTGATCGGGCGGATCGCCTTCGAACTCCGAACCCGGGCCGCCGAGGCGGAGGTCTTCATCGATGGATTCGCGCCGGGGCCGCTGCTCCGTACACCCCGGGTCGACACGGCCACATCGCGGGTTGCCGTGCATCCCCGAGTGCGTGCGTGGCTAGTGGCTCGGCAGCGCGATTTCGCGGCCAGGGAGGGCGCGGTGGTCGAGGGTCGCGACATCGGCACGGTCGTCTTCCCTCAGGCGAAGCACAAGTTCTTTCTCGACGCACCGCTCGAGGTGAGGGCGGAGCGGCGGCTTCGCCAGCCAGGGCGCGGGAACGACGGTGGCCGCAAGCGGCTCATGCAGGAGATGCAGGCCCGGGACGAGCGGGACCGCCGGCGCCGCGCCTCGCCGCTACGGCACGATGCCAGCTACGAGACGATCGATACGTCGACCGGCGCCGCCGATCAGATCGCGGCCCGGATTCTCCGCTCGGTTCGTGCGGCAGAGACTGCGACGGACCGATGA
- a CDS encoding glycosyltransferase family 4 protein gives MKVLLVANVLPPRDLSGAGEQVLQLAWGLRQAGCEVEILGRDQCGPRVSKTSFPWSARRAVARRVDEWRPDVVQVHESDGGLVIRDLAGRPAGRRPLLTALQQVSYVQERLAVRPLFDRDGRAGVVARPARSERVFRSLRTPVHIALGRITARGADLRLAPSRVTAAEIERDYGVVGVEVIPNVTGAPLDLPDDDEARGSRVDGLLREKPFLLAVGRLRIRKGFEILLRAVATARGRGHRPRLIIAGDGERRDSLSALARDLGLGASVRFAGRCSRSEVARLRRHAAALVVPSTYEGMPLVVLESMGDGVPVIASAVSGIPEVVVDGETGWLVAPERSGALAEALIAATLDPDESRRRGEAGGRRLDQRYRPRHAAERWLEALERVRRSLPPVWKNPDR, from the coding sequence GTGAAGGTCCTTCTGGTGGCCAACGTCCTGCCCCCGCGCGATCTCTCCGGTGCGGGTGAACAGGTGCTTCAGCTCGCCTGGGGCCTGCGGCAGGCCGGCTGCGAGGTCGAGATCCTTGGCCGTGACCAGTGTGGCCCGAGGGTCTCGAAGACCTCGTTTCCCTGGTCCGCGCGGCGTGCCGTCGCGCGCCGGGTCGACGAGTGGCGGCCGGACGTGGTGCAGGTCCACGAAAGCGACGGCGGTCTGGTCATCCGGGACCTGGCCGGCCGGCCGGCCGGTCGCCGACCTCTGCTCACGGCGCTCCAGCAGGTGAGCTATGTCCAGGAGCGCCTGGCGGTCCGTCCGCTGTTCGACCGCGATGGTCGCGCCGGGGTCGTCGCCCGTCCGGCAAGGAGCGAACGCGTCTTCCGCTCACTGCGCACGCCCGTGCACATCGCCCTGGGCCGGATCACGGCCAGGGGTGCGGACCTCCGCCTGGCGCCGAGCCGGGTCACCGCCGCCGAGATCGAACGTGACTACGGTGTCGTTGGGGTCGAGGTGATTCCGAATGTCACCGGCGCACCCCTGGATCTGCCGGACGACGATGAGGCCCGAGGGAGCCGGGTCGACGGGCTCCTTCGGGAGAAGCCCTTCCTGCTCGCAGTGGGACGGTTGCGGATTCGCAAGGGCTTCGAGATCCTGTTGCGAGCCGTGGCGACCGCTCGCGGACGCGGTCATCGTCCGCGGCTGATCATCGCGGGCGACGGGGAGCGGCGTGATTCGCTTTCAGCGCTGGCCCGGGATCTCGGGCTGGGAGCGAGCGTGCGTTTTGCCGGCCGGTGCTCCCGGTCGGAAGTGGCCCGGTTGCGGCGCCACGCTGCCGCCCTCGTCGTACCGTCCACGTACGAGGGCATGCCGCTGGTCGTGCTCGAGTCCATGGGGGACGGGGTTCCCGTCATCGCCTCCGCGGTCAGCGGCATTCCCGAGGTCGTCGTCGACGGGGAGACCGGCTGGCTCGTGGCGCCCGAGCGTTCGGGCGCTTTGGCCGAGGCCTTGATCGCCGCGACGCTCGATCCCGACGAATCCCGCCGGCGGGGGGAGGCGGGAGGCCGCCGGCTCGATCAACGGTACCGGCCGCGCCACGCGGCGGAGCGGTGGCTGGAAGCGCTGGAACGGGTCCGTCGATCGCTGCCGCCTGTGTGGAAGAATCCGGACAGATGA